The segment CACTACGCCCATGTCTTCGGATAATGTCGGATTAATTTGGTCTGCCGGAGGCTTAGGGTTAGTTAAGAAATGTAATCAGACCCGGTTTCGATGCCAAACAAGCATTCTACAATCATTACGGGCAATAATAGAGGTGCTACGGTAGCAGAAGCGAAAATTAAGTCAACTCTTATAGTatattacatttaattcacaataCTACTATTTCTAGCGGTGGGTTTTAGGGGTTAGGTGACGGGTTCCCTTTATAAATACTGTGCACTAGCTCTATGGTCTCGAGGATTGGGATGCGGGGacgactctatggtttaaagcttctgtcgactaccgcgaacgcccagatcgtgctgcgctcaatttacttgaAAGATAACTACTGTGTGAAAGATAACTACTGATGGTTCGAAATTTGTCTTCCTATTCATTGTGggtgtttgtgttggaaaattgatggtGGGTGCGCGGTTGAGAACAACCGGTTTTAGGCGGGACTGACGAAATCTCCagttcttcactatactacatttcaCAACTCAAGCAATACAAAAAGTTCAGGGCAAAGCACATTTATACCTGCATTTTTCCtctcatcatcaccatcatcatcggtCATTATCATCATTGTGGTTAAAATACGACATATTGGCCATTGGCAGAGATATCTGAGTCAGTTCGTGGGGTCCTGTGTTTTAATGGACGACATTGCCCGTCTTGTCAGGAAGAACTGGCGTTTGAGGTTGCCCTGATACTCTAATGACGGCCACACAAAAGGACCCGGcacagagttttatacgctattaagcgaccactTTTGGTCAACGATATTTAAAAGTTATTCAATTTGGATTACTGAAACTCTGTTTTCTTATTCGACAGGTCGTACGAGGAATACTTTTCTACCGTATATCATCAGCACGTTGTGAACAAACAACAGTTCCTAATTGAGGTGAAAGGAATTACCACATACTTGAACCGACTCAGTCCGGGTTCTGAGCAAGAAGGCAGAAGCACACGTTCGAAGCATTGGACTTTCAACGAAATTTTAATACCGGAATTGTGCTACAATTTTGAGTTCCCGGCTGACTATTGGCTTAAAGCTACAATGCTACCGAGCGTTTTGCATCGTATTCACTATTTGCTACATGCCGAAAATCTGCGCGTAGATCTAGCGACAGCAGTTGGTATCGGATGTCTGGAGAATCGCATCGTCGATAGTCTAGATGTTATTTACAAGGAGCGGCCCGCAGAGGCCATGGAGCTCGACGAATTAATTTTCGAAAGCGACGATGACGAGGACGACGAATTCGATTATGAAGAGGCGAAAAAGGAACTGAGCAAGCCACAAGATCTATCGCAAGTGTTACGGGAGCAGTTGAATAATTTTACCGATGACTTGGTTCTGCCTTGGGCAGAAAAAGATGAACCGGAAGACATCGATAGGAAGTGGGATGAAATTACGAAAATTGACATAGATTACTACGACACATTCGTTAGAAAATTCTCGGATTTGAATTTGCGAGAGAATGTAGCGAAGAACATGAGTAGCAGCTATACCACTGCTATTCACAGACGGACTACCAGCGGTAGCCCGAGCCACCTCCCAGCGATCGGTGATGTTCCGCtagatgaaaaatttaaaattaaaatgttaaGCTTAACGCCTCAAAACACCGCCCAGGTAACCGTTCAGCAGAAAGATATAATCAAAGCCATAACCACCAAACCATCGGCCGACGTATATGACCTGGAAAGAAATGAATTGCTAGGCGATGCCTTTTTAAAATTCGCAATCTCGGTATATCTGGTCAAACATCATAAAGATTGGCATGAAGGTTATCTGACCGCAGTTAAAGGAAAACTGGTCAGTAACCGAAATTTGGTCTATTGTGCTATGCAGCTTGGTACGCCTGGGATGATGAAAATCCATAAATTCGATCCGAAGAATGACTGGCAGCCTCCTCTGGCGACTGTACCGCAAAAAATTAAGCTAGCAATGGTCGAAGGCAACCAATCGGCAAGAATTTTGTATAAATTACAACTCTCCGAAGAGGAAGTGAAATCAGGTTCGGTCGATTCGGACAAGTTGGAAGACTTCATGACTTTGCTGGATGCGGACAATAAAAACGTGGATCCATCTCCAATGCAAAATTATTTGTCCCAGCAGGTGATGAATGATAAGGTTGCTGCCGATGCAATGGAAGCATTGCTCGGTGTTTGCGTGAGTTCGGTTGGCGTTAAAAGATCATTCAAAATGTTGTCGTATTTGGGAATTCTTCCGAAAGCGCAGAATTTGATTTCATTGTTGGACgataaaattcaaaatcaaCGATTGAAAACCGACATCTCGCAGAGCGAATTAGATGCTTTCCTAGTTAACCCATCGCGCATAGAAGGTATACTGAACTACAGATTCCAGGATCGCGCGTACCTTCTCCAGGCTCTTACGCATGCTTCATTCCCAACAAATCGACTGACCGGATCGTATCAACAGCTCGAATTCCTCGGGGATGCGGTGCTGGATATTTTGATTTCGGCTTATATTTATGAACATAATCCAACAATGAGCCCCGGGCAACTGACCGATCTTCGGTCCGCGCTTGTAAACAATGTCACCTTAGCCTGTCTCTTGGTCCGAAATGGACTTCATCTGTACATATTATCGGAATCGGCATCATTTAGCGATACTGTCAACAAATTTGTTGCCTTCCAAGAATTGCAAAAGCACGAGATTACCGATCAGGTCAGTTTGCTGGTGGAGGAAACCAGTGACAAGATTGGTGAGTTTGTCGATGTCCCGAAAGCTTTGGGAGACGTATTTGAAAGTTTGGTGGGAGCAATTTTCTTGGACTCGGGCAATGATCTGGAAATAACGTGGAAGGTGATTTACGGCCTGATGCATAATGAAATTTTGAACTTTACGAAAGACACACCCATCCAAATTGTGCGCCAGTTGTACGAGTTTAAGCCGAATTGTCTACCGAAATTCTGCCAAGCCGTGATCGACGACGACACTGTAATGGTAAAATTGCAGTACCGCATACGAAATCAAGCCAAGGTGGCGTACGGCTTTGGCCAGAACAAGGACGATGCTAAACGAGCGGCCGCCAAGGTAGCTCTCAAGGAATTGAGACAGCAGTGATGCAACTGTGTGTATGCAAGGCGCTGCTCCTGGAAAGGTGAGTAGCGAGAGATTGGTTCATCATTCCATGTAAATCGTGTGctctttaaattttttttcaatttcttaaTTCACAGTCCACTttacttaaaattaatttttgggtAACGTGCTgtaatcaaattaaaaatttatttctccTTGTTTTgtctattttgtttatttccaAAAAAGCTATGAGGTATGAGCTagtcaaaagttgaaaaaaatatataaaaaaacgaaattgaTAATCTACATTTTAGTAGGCCATGGATATggctttcatttttttcatttcattcaaaCTAATAAAAGTGTGCCCGTGCGAGTGCTCTAGATTTCATAAGTAATTAATTTCTTATTTcaacagatttttttgctttttatttgcCGATTCATGTTGGTTTTATTCGTATATCTTTGTGCACGAGAACGAGAAGACTGGTTCATCCGTTGACTGCTCAACATTTCCAGATTATAGAAAAGAAAATCAAAATTGtttaaaagtaagtaagtttaacTATAGTTAGTAATTTGCATTATAGAGTTCAAATTGTTACATTCTCCGTACGGTACGTGCAAGcatttgtgtatgtgtgtgtgccttcAAAAGAGGTTAGCTCTTCCACTAGTGTAAGCATTTTTAAACGAACAACAATAGTTAGGTATAAGATTACTCTCTAGCCTGTCGGTTAAGTTCGATGTGCATTTGTCGGAAATGACCCAAACCCGAATATTACTCTGTAAAACAGACTTTTAGTTATGTAATTTAAGTTGTCCGTACGTACTAAAACCCATATCGTTACAATCAAATACTTGCTTCAATGCTTATTGCACTATATTCAAAGAATGCCaaaaatgatttcgaattttAGCAAGTACGCAATAGCTATTGGAAATCGGAAATAAGACTTCGGCCTAGCCACGTGATATTTGATGTGCTAGGATTTAATATATAGGTATGTATATTTTAAGATCCTTTTCTAAACATAATTTGCGTGTTATTAGCTCCGAAAGTCCCATATCCTCCGCTAATGATTAGGGTATGCGTACCTTGAGTGGACAAGACGCCAATCTAGGGATTgttgtgaaataaaaataacacaaaaatggcaaaaagacaAAATTACTTAAAAAGAGCTGAAACTAAAACTGTGGCGAAGAGAagaggtaattttttttttcagaaacatGTATATTTCATGTTTATGAAATACTTAATTAAAGCCCATGTCGGTGTTAATGGCAGCGAGCATCCCTAACATGAATAAACATGGTAACCGTGACAGACTCTGCCAGCTACCGCTCGGCTTTGGAGTCAGGATGGCGATTCCAGCAACCGATGCACTGATGCGAACTGCAAAACAAGATATTCCACAACACTGGGGAAAAGCAGTGGTTTGCAACTGGTGATGTGAAACTACGTGAAATCAAGGCCGATACCAGTTGCTGGATCGGCCGAGAAAACGTCGCAGAACAGCGCTCTTCAACCAGACTGTAAGTCCGAAAGGTGTAAAGTGTctctaataaacaaacaaacaacttaCGACGGACAAGAGGATGTTTAATAATTATGGGAAACGGCTGAATGTGAATATATGTCataatacttttgtgatttcaagtgggaattgaggaaaaaatttaccaaatgtgattgttgcgctGCTCAGAAAGTGATTTTATTCCGTTTGAGAATAAGGCAAGCaaggggatctctgacaattaATAGATAAATGTTTCTCGGGTTCTTTCCTATCCATCATCGCTACCACATATAGGGGAATGTGGGGCAAGATGGTCATATGGGGCAAGATGGCCACCTCAGTTTTTGGGCGTCTATTTGGGTCATAATCACATTTTAGTTACAGGGAATGAATAACAATAATGCATGAAGCTAAGCGACAAAAAATACATCtcggaaaaatatgaaaattcttattcttattcttattaataccatcacagccacaataaaggattcctggaaataattttcaatatttctaaTATTAGAAATATTTGTAatcattttcttgtctgtattagtATTTGCAACACATCGACAATATTTCACAAATattaaatcggccaggccaactgtgaagtattgccgcaaagacgattttATGATATGAATCttgtttgaataaatttattcataCGAAGATGCTTTtctaaatcaacaggggaagaagaaacggggacgtctcgtaccaaccacTTCTGATTATTGATAAGTgtattttcgttgggagtattgggctaataaaggttaagtaatACTCCAgaccctcggggatgggacatgtacatttacttacttgcccTGGTAAATacctaggttatagcgcctttatTCGCTCTTATAAATATGCTATCATCTGAAATTAGATAAAATGGTTGTTGGATATCAACAGAACCCACCCCACGCTTCATCCCTGGCTACTATCCGAAAGCAAGCAGTCCACTAAATTTCTACTATCCGAAAGCAAGCAGTACACGGTTCCGGCAGCTGCAGCAGATAAACATATCCGATTaatatcatcgtcatcatcgtatTGGCATCGACCGAAGCCACTGTGGATAAGTGGTGGTGAGCCGTTATCAGCGCAGGTCTATCGGTGGCGTATCGATCAATCGATAACTACTGATAGCAGCCAAGAGAGCCGTGGAGATCCTCTCAGGATAAAAAATCATCGCATTCTTCATTTACCCGCCAGTGACCTACATTGGGATCAGTACCACAGTTTCATTTCGATCACCGATCAAAGCGGTCGCCAGGAGTCCGCAAGAAAATTTATACTTACAAGCTAATTTATACCTAAAGCTAATTAAAATCctacaagctaattaaaataccTAAGTTAATAAATAATAGTTAAAATTCCTTAATAATTAAATACATTACTAGATCAAGTCAATAACTTAAATAAACGGCGTTTTTACGTTAATAGTGTTATTAGTTACAAGTGGCGTAAAATTATTATTCACCGCGGCACAGCGGCCATCGATCCGAACAGAATTGGATCAGACACTACCGTCGGTCGTGGCGTCAACCATCCATTGGCAGGAACCGCCGAGCTAACGATACAGTCCACTTTCCATCTTTCGGTCTCACTGCGTGTTGGTCAGGACCAGGACCAACATagtggtccttcgaaccggatcaaAAGGATTGATCCGGCCCATCAAAGGTGACGCCACCAACCGCCATTGCACGGGGTGCAATTCTATAGACGCATCATTTACGGGACGCCATTCTGTGGACTAATTGTTCTATTGGGGAACAAAGGTTGTTCCGCCATCACTAAAGTTATCCACGCTTACCATCCACCATCGCAATCGAGCTGGACATTGGCGCCGAGGGATTTTTCTCAGGTGAGTTGATCCACTACTATATGTCCAGCCGAAGCGGGCAATTTATGCAATACTGACACGCCTTTTCGAACATCATTGCATCGACATCGTGTGACATCGAGCGACACTATTGGAACCAAACACCTAGGACATCGGTGAATGCTAAAGGGACCCTTGCCGTTGATCGGAACGAAACTCAGGATTACCAATTAAGGATTGCCGTTTACTACTGTGAACATATTTCTTCGATCCGTTCCTAATCAGGAACTACTATCTCAGATCACGTTACGAGAGGAGGAAGCGCCGTTAAAGGTTTTCCAGGTTAGTGACCAGTGACTGGTATATGTTAGCCGAAGCTAGGCTCAGATTCTTCACTATTTTAATAAATTATCCTCCTCGAACGTGCACCTGTATTTCATCATCAACGTTAATCACCCACTGAGACTACTAGTGGGGTACAAATTTCTACGAGCGATATTTTCGCTGATTTTCGAACAATTTTGTGGCATTGGTGCATCTGGTTGTTTCTCAAGGTGAGATTCAACAGTAAACGGCCAGAAGTGGCCCGGATTACAAGTGATACTACAGTCTTGCTCCCGTACCTCGATTTCCCGTTTTCATTCAAATACTGAGAATACTTCGTGTCAGCATTATTATATGCTGTGGACTGCGAACAACCCGGCCAATTTTTCTATTGTTTGGAGTGCAGCTAATTTTTCTGTCAGGTAAAATACACATTAGTATATGCCTGGCGAAGCTAGGATTGGTCCGCGGAATACTACACAAATTACTCTCTTCGTCTATAATAAACGTTTACCATGGCGCCTGCTGCCGCATCATCTACTAAGAAGACACCGTCACTGAAGGTGTTGACAACACGCTTGAAGGGCATTCAAACATCCTTTGGTGATATAGTGGAATTTGTAGACCATTTCCCAGAGCGAAGTACAACGTCGGAGGTTGAAATACGTCTACAAAAACTCGACGAACTGTGGGAAAGGTTCGGAGAAACCCTCGTCGACGTCAAGGCACACGATGATTTACCAGCCGATAGCGAGGCTGCCTATGATAAGGAGAGACGAGAGTTTAGTAATTCCTACTATCGTGCCAAGGCGTTTCTTCTGGAATGGGTAAAGCAACAACAACCCTCTCCGACGTTGGAACAATCCATCCGCGGGGGTGATATTTCGATGCAAGGTTCGCTCGATCATGTTCGCCTTCCGCAAATAAAGCTGCAGTCGTTTGACGGGAACATCGATGAGTGGCTAAGTTTTCGTGATCTTTTCACATCTCTCATCCATTTCAAGGCAGAACTCCCGGATGTCGAAAAGTTTCACTACCTCAAGGGCTGCCTTCAGGGTGAGCCAAAGAGTTTAATCGACCCGCTGCAAATAACGCGAGCAAACTACACAATCGCATGGAATACGTTGCTCAAAAGGTATGACAACAGCAAGCAATTGAAAAAGCGACAGGTTCAGTCGTTGTTCCAGTTGCCAACCGTTTTAAAGGAATCCGCCAATGAACTTCATTCTCTACTGGAGAGCTTCGAGAGAGTCGTGCAGACTCTGGATCAGATAGTGCAGCCGGGTGATTATAAGGATCTTCTTCTTACGAATTTCCTCACAATGCGATTGGATCCGTCAACTCGCAGAAGTTGGGAAGAGTTTTCGTCTACACAAGAAACTGATACGGTTAAGGAGTTATTGGAATTTCTCCATCGACGGATCCAAGTTCTGGAATGCTTACCATCAAGGGCGATGGAAGCAAGGGTGCAATACCAACCACTACCGCAAAAGCAGAAAGTTTCGGCGGTAAAAACTAGCTATAACACGGTGCAATCGTCTGGGGGACGCTGCATGGCGTGTTCGGCAAATCATTTTCTATTTCAATGCGGAAAATTCCAACGGATGTCCTTAACGGAGCGTGATGCTTTCGTTCGTACTCACACTCTCTGTCGTAATTGCTTTAGACTGGGTCACCAGGCAAAGGATTGCCAGGCTAAATATTCTTGTCGAATATGCAAGGCACGTCACCACACGATGGTATGCTTTAAGCAGGAAAGGGATAGTAGACCTAGGCCGCCACCTGCTAGCGGTGAAAACTCCGGTGCGACCTCAACTTATCATCTACCGACGTCATCAAATTCATCACAGGTTGACAACCTGGCGGCTACCAACATATCGGTCTCGAATTCCGCTATGCAGCTCACATCGCAAGTCTTATTGGCCACTGCTGTGGTTCTCGTCGAGGATGATGAGGGAAATCAAATACCAGCTCGCGCGCTTCTCGACTCGGGCTCTGAAAGCAATTTCATTTCGGAGCATTTAAGTCAACGATTAAAGGTGGATCGGCAAAAGGTACATATTTCAGTCCTTGGTATAGGACAGGCATCTGCAAAGGTTAAACAACGGGTTCAAGCTACAATACGCTCTAGAGTATCAAGGTTTTCACGGGAATTGAACTTTCTGGTTTTACCCAAGGTGACAGTTCATTTACCGACAACTTCAATTAATACGAAAGGATGGACCATACCAAACGACATCCAGTTGGCTGACCCTTCTTTCTCGGTGTCTATGGGAGTAGACATAGTACTTGGTATCGAAgcattttttgatttcttcGTGTCTGGTCGGAAGCTCATTTTGGGAGAgcagatgccatcgcttaacgAGTCGGTATTCGGATGGGTGGTCTGCGGCGGATTATCATCTCATAAGCAATCACCTCATATCAGCTGTCATATGACCGAGGACAGGTTGGATGAATTGGTTGCTAGATTTTGGGCATGCGAAGAGGtcgatatcaaaaaatcttatTCACCGGAGGAAGAACGGTGTGAGAAACTGTTTACGCAAACCGTACAACGGGGACCTGATGGACGATACACTGTTGCATTACCTATGGCCAAGGGGGCCATATCGCGGTTGGGCGAGTCGAAAAACATTGCACTACGACGTCTCCACGCAACGGAACGGAGGTTGGCAAGGAACTCAGGCTTGCTTGACCAGTATAAGGCGTTCATGAGCGAATATCTAGATTTGGGGCATATGCGCTTGGTTGAGGAAGACCAACGAGCAGTAGTAGGCCGATGCTACTTACCGCATCATCCGGTTGTTAAGGAGGCCAGTACGACCACAAAGGTGCGCGTTGTCTTCGACGCGTCTTGTAAGACATCAACGGGAATTTCGCTGAACGACGTGTTGTTGACGGGACCGGTGATCCAGGAGGAGTTACGGTCAATTATATTACGCTGTAGGACCAAGCAAATTATGCTGGTAGCCGACGTTGAAAAAATGTTTCGGCAGATTGTGATCGACTCAAACGATAGGCCGCTACAGTGTATTCTTTGGCGTTCGTCGCCTACTGAGGAGGTGGCGACCTACGAACTAAATACAGTGACGTACGGTACTAAACCCGCTCCGTTTCTTGCGACACGCGTCTTGCAGCAGCTGGCATTAGATGAAGGGGAACATTTTGCTTTGGCAGCAAGGGCCATCACCGAAGACACATATATGGATGATGTCATCACAGGATCTAACGACAGTGCAGAAGCTCTACAGCTGAGATTGCAACTGGATGAAATTATGAATAGTGGTGGATTTCGATTGCGCAAGTGGGCATCGAACTGCGCAGAGGTGTTACGAGGTATTCCGAGCGAGAATCTGGCGATTGATGTCGGTGGAATTAATTTAGATCCAGATCCAGCCATAAAAACGCTGGGATTAACCTGGATGCCAAACACAGACGTTTTTAAGTTTCAGTTCAACATTCCACCACTGGAAACGTACGAAACGCTTAGTAAACGTCGCATACTTTCTATCATAGCTACGCTCTTTGATCCATTGGGCCTCATCGGAGCTGTTATTACGACGGCTaaaatttttatgcaactactGTGGACACTGCAATCCGAGGATGGAAGCAGATTAGACTGGGACAAACCATTACCTCAAACGGTGGGTGAGAATTGGCGGAACTTTTACTCTCAATTACCTTTGCTGAATGGGATTCGCATCAAACGTTGCATTATTCTTCCGGAAGCTGTGACGGTGGAAATTCACTGCTTCTGCGATGCCTCGGAGAAGGCATATGGGGGCCTTGTATATATTCGGAGTCTGGACTTTAATGGCAACGTGTCTGTTCAATTACTAACATCAAGGTCTAAGGTTGCACCGTTAAAATGTCAAACAATACCGAGGTTAGAGCTCTGTGGGGCAGAGCTGGTCGCTAAGCTGTACACTAAAGTTAAGCAGTCAGTGAAAATGGAGGTACCAACATTCTTTTGGACCGATTCGACATGTGTGCTGCGCTGGATCCAAGCAATTCCCTCAACATGGAGTACGTTTATTGCAAACAGGGTGGCTAAAATTCAAACACTTACGACGGTCAACACATGGAGGCACGTTCCCGGATCTCAAAATCCAGCAGATTTGATCTCGAGAGGTGTAAACCCACAGGACTTTATTCATAATGATTTTTGGTGGCATGGACCATCATGGCTAACTGAAACCCGTGATCGTTGGCCAAAAACCGCAACCAATGGAGTTGGTTGCGAAGGGGAGGAGGAAAGACGACACAGAACAGCTGCCGCTACATCTTCTCACGCGGCAGAATTTACTAATTGGTATCTTGGcaaattttcttcatttccaaAACTAATAAGATCTACGGCAATCTTACTGCGAGTTATAAAATTGCTTCGCAAAAATGGGGAAAAACGATTATCTGATTTTCTTACTACAAAAGAGCTGCAGGAGTCAGAGCAATTACTTATTAGGCGAGTTCAAAGGGAATCTTTTCCTAAGGAATGGGACGCGCtttcgaaaaacgaaacagtctCAAGGCAGTCTCCACTGCGTTGGTTTAATCCCAAAATTTCTCAAGACGATCTCATGAGAGTTGGTGGCCGACTACAGAATGCTCAGGAATCTTTGGATAG is part of the Sabethes cyaneus chromosome 2, idSabCyanKW18_F2, whole genome shotgun sequence genome and harbors:
- the LOC128735375 gene encoding uncharacterized protein LOC128735375; this encodes MAPAAASSTKKTPSLKVLTTRLKGIQTSFGDIVEFVDHFPERSTTSEVEIRLQKLDELWERFGETLVDVKAHDDLPADSEAAYDKERREFSNSYYRAKAFLLEWVKQQQPSPTLEQSIRGGDISMQGSLDHVRLPQIKLQSFDGNIDEWLSFRDLFTSLIHFKAELPDVEKFHYLKGCLQGEPKSLIDPLQITRANYTIAWNTLLKRYDNSKQLKKRQVQSLFQLPTVLKESANELHSLLESFERVVQTLDQIVQPGDYKDLLLTNFLTMRLDPSTRRSWEEFSSTQETDTVKELLEFLHRRIQVLECLPSRAMEARVQYQPLPQKQKVSAVKTSYNTVQSSGGRCMACSANHFLFQCGKFQRMSLTERDAFVRTHTLCRNCFRLGHQAKDCQAKYSCRICKARHHTMVCFKQERDSRPRPPPASGENSGATSTYHLPTSSNSSQVDNLAATNISVSNSAMQLTSQVLLATAVVLVEDDEGNQIPARALLDSGSESNFISEHLSQRLKVDRQKVHISVLGIGQASAKVKQRVQATIRSRVSRFSRELNFLVLPKVTVHLPTTSINTKGWTIPNDIQLADPSFSVSMGVDIVLGIEAFFDFFVSGRKLILGEQMPSLNESVFGWVVCGGLSSHKQSPHISCHMTEDRLDELVARFWACEEVDIKKSYSPEEERCEKLFTQTVQRGPDGRYTVALPMAKGAISRLGESKNIALRRLHATERRLARNSGLLDQYKAFMSEYLDLGHMRLVEEDQRAVVGRCYLPHHPVVKEASTTTKVRVVFDASCKTSTGISLNDVLLTGPVIQEELRSIILRCRTKQIMLVADVEKMFRQIVIDSNDRPLQCILWRSSPTEEVATYELNTVTYGTKPAPFLATRVLQQLALDEGEHFALAARAITEDTYMDDVITGSNDSAEALQLRLQLDEIMNSGGFRLRKWASNCAEVLRGIPSENLAIDVGGINLDPDPAIKTLGLTWMPNTDVFKFQFNIPPLETYETLSKRRILSIIATLFDPLGLIGAVITTAKIFMQLLWTLQSEDGSRLDWDKPLPQTVGENWRNFYSQLPLLNGIRIKRCIILPEAVTVEIHCFCDASEKAYGGLVYIRSLDFNGNVSVQLLTSRSKVAPLKCQTIPRLELCGAELVAKLYTKVKQSVKMEVPTFFWTDSTCVLRWIQAIPSTWSTFIANRVAKIQTLTTVNTWRHVPGSQNPADLISRGVNPQDFIHNDFWWHGPSWLTETRDRWPKTATNGVGCEGEEERRHRTAAATSSHAAEFTNWQTEQQEHSLGRYRNIFSQQQERELVNYILEMEKLFYGVTPKEIRSMAFQLATANGIKHPFDKKSELAGQDWLYGFRKRHPELSLRSPEATSAARAQGFNRVNSQATAVGCFLHGATKTNLFQATERFLKKTPGKVVTLNDISSLLGEAFIKTASATPSNAINGFLKTGIYPFNRFIFKEDEFTPSDVTDVYGSNPFMNNCDIQTSLLGGTMLDDDLELEPPCFGFNDIGEEIVQDMTSIAKTHFQGAGSDVSKMETVCVSSTEDKR